One Acinetobacter pullicarnis genomic region harbors:
- a CDS encoding MptD family putative ECF transporter S component, whose amino-acid sequence MKRISIVKNLNIKDLSIIGVLATMAFICNSLVATFITPLLGDIGIYAHVGPSLLLAGIIFVVMLKKIAKPGCFFLFGVVFSILFSLMGLWQMSLVIIPATLIGELILSGQGYHSNFRIIIAYTVYGAIYSLHPGFFVWILGQSGLMSQFPEMFTEADAVAHVAKYTNLAFVSKILIFTSLFACAGGIFGVLLYKKFFTENNKNSLLDQL is encoded by the coding sequence ATGAAGCGTATCTCTATTGTGAAAAATTTAAATATTAAAGATCTCTCGATTATTGGCGTATTGGCGACCATGGCATTTATTTGTAATTCATTGGTTGCCACATTTATCACCCCGCTATTGGGTGATATCGGAATTTATGCTCATGTCGGCCCTTCATTATTATTGGCTGGTATTATCTTTGTGGTCATGCTGAAAAAGATTGCTAAACCAGGATGTTTCTTTCTTTTTGGCGTGGTGTTTTCCATCTTATTTAGTTTGATGGGTTTATGGCAAATGAGCCTTGTGATTATTCCTGCCACATTAATTGGAGAGCTGATTTTATCTGGCCAAGGATATCATTCTAACTTCCGGATTATTATTGCCTATACCGTCTATGGTGCTATTTATAGTTTGCACCCAGGATTTTTTGTCTGGATTCTTGGACAATCAGGCCTGATGAGTCAGTTTCCAGAAATGTTTACTGAGGCAGATGCCGTTGCACATGTCGCCAAATACACCAATCTCGCCTTTGTTTCTAAAATATTGATCTTCACTTCTTTATTTGCTTGCGCTGGTGGTATTTTCGGAGTGTTGCTATATAAAAAGTTCTTCACAGAAAATAATAAAAATAGTTTATTGGATCAGTTATAA
- a CDS encoding addiction module antidote protein, with product MAIKLRKWDSAEHLKTEDDMQAYLEACIEESNGDAAFIAKALGNIAKAKGMAQLSKDTGLGRESLYKALSGDVNPSFDTIIKVVKALNLRLAI from the coding sequence ATGGCTATCAAACTTCGTAAATGGGATAGTGCTGAGCACCTTAAAACCGAAGATGATATGCAAGCTTACTTAGAAGCTTGTATTGAAGAATCTAATGGTGATGCAGCATTTATCGCAAAAGCTTTAGGAAATATCGCAAAAGCTAAAGGCATGGCTCAATTATCCAAAGATACTGGTCTAGGACGCGAGAGCCTTTATAAAGCACTTTCAGGTGATGTAAACCCAAGCTTTGATACTATAATTAAAGTCGTTAAAGCACTGAATTTACGTTTAGCAATTTAA
- a CDS encoding DUF3969 family protein codes for MEVFLNNLEKTHKIKRLDSSESFSQIKLIDLLLLIVYWRLTQVIILMLLDLKNPTNFKMLLLLNLGILHALKNKIITIEEAEIMLYSPHMMNLLIENKIRQELINIIHLGTELEDVTALNLDLNLAIEKMIAISEEALTKCADIAGEQRWYVD; via the coding sequence TTGGAGGTCTTTTTAAATAATCTAGAGAAGACTCATAAAATAAAACGTCTTGATAGCAGTGAAAGTTTTTCTCAAATCAAACTCATTGATTTGCTTTTATTGATTGTATATTGGCGACTTACTCAGGTGATAATTTTGATGCTTTTAGATTTGAAAAACCCAACAAATTTTAAAATGTTATTGCTTCTAAACTTAGGTATTTTACATGCATTGAAAAATAAGATAATAACAATTGAGGAGGCTGAAATTATGCTTTACTCACCTCATATGATGAATCTTTTAATAGAAAATAAAATTCGACAAGAACTAATAAACATTATTCATTTAGGGACTGAGTTAGAAGATGTCACTGCTTTAAATTTGGATTTAAATTTGGCAATCGAAAAGATGATAGCAATATCTGAAGAAGCTCTCACAAAATGTGCAGACATTGCAGGGGAGCAGCGCTGGTATGTCGATTGA
- a CDS encoding type II toxin-antitoxin system RelE/ParE family toxin, whose product MKYTTEVFDEWFSKLKNQQAKRRIQVRIDRVEDGNFGDTEPVGEGVSELRFFFSPGYRVYYCKQGQRVVILLAGGDKSTQSKDIKLALQLSQDLEEEL is encoded by the coding sequence TTGAAATACACCACCGAAGTCTTTGATGAATGGTTTAGTAAGTTAAAAAATCAACAAGCAAAAAGACGTATACAAGTTAGGATTGATCGGGTTGAAGATGGAAATTTTGGAGATACAGAACCTGTAGGTGAAGGTGTTTCTGAGTTACGTTTCTTTTTTAGTCCTGGTTATAGAGTTTATTACTGCAAGCAAGGACAAAGGGTTGTTATCTTATTAGCTGGCGGAGACAAGTCTACACAAAGCAAAGATATAAAACTTGCCCTTCAATTGTCACAAGATTTAGAGGAAGAGTTATAA
- a CDS encoding energy-coupling factor transporter transmembrane component T family protein yields MNLDPRTVFILMLMASIALASLPTPFYFAALTLVICIAFWQKRPSTYRYIIYGVITYSLHLLLIYSESSVAFKFFGMLSFFLYRFTIILILVDLMRCYSTGHLVAALLKLRIPIKVIIPLAIALRYFPDFTESLSNIRDSMKIRKFKFGWLHPYNSFRYLAIPLIHKALNTASDIAESVTTKGIEYQGQRSCYHEVGFKIQDGLVLLAFIAILLGALCWN; encoded by the coding sequence ATGAATTTAGACCCTCGTACTGTTTTTATTCTGATGCTTATGGCAAGTATTGCACTCGCAAGCTTGCCTACGCCATTTTATTTTGCTGCATTGACCTTGGTCATTTGCATCGCGTTTTGGCAGAAAAGACCGAGTACCTACCGCTATATTATTTATGGCGTTATCACTTATAGCTTACATCTGCTGCTGATTTATTCTGAATCATCGGTTGCATTTAAATTCTTTGGCATGCTGAGTTTCTTTTTATATCGCTTTACCATTATTTTAATTTTGGTGGATCTGATGCGTTGCTACTCAACTGGGCATTTAGTTGCAGCCCTATTAAAGCTACGTATTCCAATTAAAGTAATTATCCCTCTCGCGATTGCTTTGCGGTATTTTCCTGACTTCACCGAGTCACTGTCTAATATTCGTGACAGCATGAAAATTCGTAAATTCAAGTTCGGTTGGCTGCATCCTTATAACTCCTTTCGCTATTTGGCCATTCCGCTGATCCATAAGGCTTTGAATACGGCAAGTGATATTGCTGAATCTGTTACGACCAAAGGCATTGAATATCAAGGGCAACGTAGTTGCTATCATGAAGTCGGTTTTAAAATACAAGATGGCTTGGTGCTATTGGCATTTATTGCTATTTTATTGGGTGCGTTATGCTGGAATTAA
- a CDS encoding DUF475 domain-containing protein — MKHFRFSIIFTIICLAISAYWGFTHGVQSGVMTMLKALAITAILAVMEVSLSFDNAVVNASVLKHWDQFWRKLFLTVGIIVAVFGMRLLFPLLIVGVTADLSMIEVAQLALNHPAEYSAKLNAHHAEIAAFGGLFLLLVFLNFLFDQGKDTHWFHWLEVRLAKLANIPAMSIFLALVALVIMASNVPEASRLAVTMAGIWGIIVYVGVQVIGHALGGGTEEDDQVQSSASNGSSNIVKAGIGGFLYLEVLDASFSFDGVIGAFAITDDVVIIMLGLAIGAMFVRSMTIYLVEKGTLEAYIYLEHGAHYAIGALALIMLGSGTGLHIPEVVTGLIGVAFIVWAVASSISYNKKQQKNPDADTESLNSEQS, encoded by the coding sequence ATGAAACACTTTCGTTTTTCAATTATATTTACCATCATCTGCTTAGCAATATCAGCCTATTGGGGCTTCACGCATGGTGTGCAAAGCGGCGTGATGACGATGCTCAAAGCACTTGCGATTACGGCTATTTTGGCGGTGATGGAAGTGTCCTTATCTTTCGATAATGCAGTGGTGAATGCTTCAGTACTTAAACACTGGGATCAGTTCTGGCGCAAGCTATTTTTAACGGTCGGGATCATCGTTGCTGTATTCGGTATGCGTTTATTATTCCCACTCCTGATTGTTGGTGTGACCGCCGATTTAAGCATGATTGAGGTTGCACAACTGGCACTCAATCATCCTGCCGAATATTCTGCAAAACTCAATGCACATCATGCAGAGATTGCGGCCTTTGGTGGTTTGTTCTTATTGCTGGTATTTTTAAACTTCCTATTCGATCAGGGCAAAGACACCCATTGGTTTCATTGGCTTGAAGTCCGCTTGGCGAAGCTTGCCAATATTCCAGCAATGTCGATTTTTCTTGCATTGGTTGCGTTGGTAATCATGGCAAGCAATGTACCAGAAGCATCACGTCTTGCCGTTACGATGGCGGGAATCTGGGGGATTATCGTCTATGTGGGTGTGCAAGTGATTGGACATGCATTGGGCGGTGGCACTGAGGAAGATGATCAAGTACAAAGTAGCGCATCAAATGGCAGTAGTAATATTGTCAAAGCGGGTATTGGTGGTTTTCTTTACTTGGAAGTGCTTGATGCCTCATTTAGCTTTGATGGTGTGATTGGTGCCTTTGCGATTACAGATGATGTTGTGATTATCATGCTTGGTCTAGCGATTGGTGCGATGTTTGTGCGTTCTATGACGATTTACTTGGTTGAAAAGGGCACGTTAGAAGCCTATATCTACTTAGAGCATGGTGCACATTATGCTATTGGTGCACTGGCATTGATTATGCTGGGTAGCGGAACCGGCTTACATATTCCAGAAGTGGTAACCGGTTTAATCGGTGTTGCATTTATCGTTTGGGCGGTGGCATCTTCAATTAGCTATAATAAAAAGCAGCAAAAAAATCCAGATGCTGATACTGAGTCTTTGAACTCAGAGCAGTCTTAA